A single region of the Gracilibacillus caseinilyticus genome encodes:
- the yycF gene encoding response regulator YycF, whose amino-acid sequence MSQKILVVDDEKPIADILKFNLEKEGYEVLCAYDGDEAIELATTEDPDLMLLDIMLPKKDGNEVCREVRKTHSMPIIMLTAKDAEIDKVLGLELGADDYVTKPFSNRELIARVKANLRRLQTEPANQKRETSDITIGSLVIHPDAYTVTRDGEYIELTHREFELLHYLARHIGQVMTREHLLETVWGYDYYGDVRTVDVTVRRLREKIEDNPSNPLWIVTRRGVGYYLRNHEQE is encoded by the coding sequence ATGAGTCAAAAAATATTAGTTGTCGACGATGAGAAGCCAATTGCAGATATATTGAAATTCAACTTGGAAAAAGAAGGGTACGAAGTCTTATGTGCCTATGATGGAGATGAAGCCATTGAACTAGCTACAACAGAGGATCCTGATCTGATGTTATTAGATATTATGCTGCCGAAGAAGGACGGCAATGAAGTATGTCGTGAAGTCCGTAAAACACACAGTATGCCGATTATCATGTTAACGGCAAAAGATGCGGAGATCGATAAAGTATTAGGGCTTGAACTTGGTGCTGATGATTATGTTACCAAGCCATTTAGCAATCGTGAATTAATAGCCAGAGTGAAAGCCAACCTGCGTCGTTTACAGACAGAGCCTGCCAATCAAAAACGGGAAACAAGTGATATTACGATCGGCTCACTGGTCATTCACCCTGATGCCTATACCGTTACAAGAGATGGAGAGTATATTGAACTGACACACCGTGAGTTTGAATTGCTTCATTATTTAGCACGACATATTGGCCAGGTCATGACGAGAGAGCACTTATTAGAAACAGTATGGGGTTATGACTATTATGGTGACGTACGTACAGTCGACGTTACTGTAAGAAGACTGAGAGAGAAAATTGAAGACAACCCGAGTAATCCATTGTGGATCGTAACAAGAAGAGGTGTCGGCTATTATTTGCGTAACCATGAGCAGGAGTAA
- a CDS encoding YycH family regulatory protein → MKINFELIKTVLLFFLIVISFLLTFGIWRYEGEYEASNSPDNAVAAELPEGTDMTTKMLISPSQLVIHEDDSVYGFSEKNQELTTFQDMGQWALYNFRMLSDNENIDNIIADSDRVIEIVFPTSLPTSVIGTIFNTDEAIINDSKFRRIYILIDENQTNWQVLFDNENTDGLDIQASIQNMAEVVDYFEENLQSKDVTSYVELERSTGYSIYIPNQANIIGKKFSYKTISPDSSSFKSIFFDDSSKVVNSRDRDEGQEFYKDDKIEIIVDNQGNSMKYSNYTEVKEEVETDTDNNNDRLIDQSVKYINSHNGWLVDPSLSIGYRLNALNNVSNRIEFRMLYQNYPIFSDQGIASMSLTIKSQTVSQYNRPLLKLTRGYDKAATSLMTGEELKSFLQTSEQYNYDQIQDIQLGYHIEQQGQVFDLIPTWYVQIYGGWEMITGNTVDQGGNANAVGTN, encoded by the coding sequence ATGAAAATTAATTTCGAATTAATAAAAACTGTATTACTGTTTTTTTTAATTGTTATCAGTTTTCTTCTGACATTTGGTATATGGCGATATGAAGGGGAGTATGAAGCTTCTAACAGCCCGGATAATGCAGTAGCTGCAGAATTACCAGAGGGTACTGATATGACTACCAAGATGCTTATAAGCCCTTCGCAATTGGTAATTCATGAAGATGATTCGGTATATGGCTTTAGTGAAAAAAATCAGGAACTCACTACCTTTCAGGATATGGGACAGTGGGCTTTATATAATTTTCGAATGTTGTCCGACAATGAGAATATTGATAATATAATCGCTGATTCTGATCGAGTCATCGAGATTGTTTTTCCAACGTCATTACCGACTTCTGTCATCGGTACCATCTTCAACACAGATGAAGCAATTATTAACGATAGTAAATTCAGACGGATTTACATCCTTATTGACGAAAACCAGACAAATTGGCAAGTACTATTTGATAACGAGAACACAGATGGACTGGATATTCAAGCAAGTATTCAAAATATGGCAGAAGTAGTCGATTACTTTGAAGAAAATCTACAAAGTAAAGATGTAACGAGTTATGTAGAATTGGAAAGATCAACTGGATACAGTATTTATATTCCGAACCAAGCAAACATTATTGGGAAGAAATTCAGCTATAAAACCATTAGTCCTGATTCCTCCTCTTTTAAATCGATTTTCTTTGATGATTCTTCAAAAGTAGTAAATTCTCGTGATCGTGACGAAGGTCAAGAATTTTATAAGGATGATAAAATTGAAATTATTGTAGACAATCAGGGTAATTCAATGAAATACTCCAATTATACCGAAGTGAAGGAAGAGGTAGAGACTGATACGGACAATAATAATGATCGGTTGATTGATCAATCGGTTAAATATATTAACTCTCACAATGGCTGGTTAGTCGATCCGAGTTTGAGTATCGGTTACCGCTTAAATGCGCTAAATAATGTTAGTAACAGGATCGAATTCCGTATGTTGTATCAGAATTATCCAATTTTCTCAGATCAAGGTATTGCTTCTATGTCGTTAACAATTAAGAGTCAGACCGTTTCCCAGTATAACAGACCATTGCTGAAGTTGACCCGGGGTTATGACAAAGCAGCTACAAGTTTGATGACAGGTGAAGAATTAAAATCTTTTTTACAGACATCTGAGCAATATAATTATGACCAGATTCAAGATATCCAATTAGGTTATCACATCGAGCAGCAAGGCCAAGTTTTTGATTTGATTCCAACCTGGTATGTTCAAATATATGGCGGATGGGAAATGATTACGGGCAACACTGTTGATCAAGGAGGGAATGCAAATGCTGTGGGGACAAATTAA
- a CDS encoding S1C family serine protease yields the protein MGYYDDHYQTRQKVKRKSWFMPFVIGIVLGAFLFAVLLPAMVNNNWLPYQVILGDDTANSDQQIHQSDDQESETPSTLQNIQVDISTKVSEIVGDISPAVVGVVNIQTQSDFWEQEASGEQGTGSGVIYKIDGDKAYIVTNYHVVSGADQLEIVLSDEEETTVSATLVGSDLYTDLAVVEMDAANASKAIEFGNSDDVHVGEPAIAIGNPLGLHLSGSVTQGIISGKQRAIPQDFNSDGRADWQAEVIQTDAAINPGNSGGALINMDGKLIGINSMKIAQNEVEGIGFAIPVDDVVPIIEELEQNGEIKRPYLGIEAYSLNDIARVEWERSLNLPSEVEGGIYIRSVEPMSPADNGGLTEYDVITQLDGEPIEDIVDLRKHLYSVKSIGDSLTITYYREGEKQETTVELTSLSY from the coding sequence ATGGGCTATTACGATGACCATTACCAAACACGACAGAAGGTGAAAAGAAAAAGCTGGTTTATGCCTTTTGTCATTGGTATTGTATTGGGGGCGTTTTTGTTTGCGGTGTTATTACCGGCCATGGTAAACAACAATTGGTTACCATATCAAGTCATCCTCGGTGATGACACAGCTAACAGTGACCAGCAAATCCACCAGTCAGACGATCAAGAATCGGAGACGCCATCCACGTTGCAGAATATCCAAGTCGATATCTCGACGAAAGTATCAGAGATTGTTGGTGATATCTCACCAGCAGTAGTCGGTGTCGTCAACATTCAAACACAGTCAGACTTCTGGGAGCAGGAAGCGTCTGGCGAACAAGGGACAGGATCAGGCGTCATTTACAAAATAGATGGAGATAAAGCGTATATTGTAACCAACTACCATGTCGTCTCTGGTGCTGATCAACTGGAAATAGTCTTATCGGATGAAGAAGAAACAACGGTATCTGCCACGCTTGTCGGAAGTGATTTGTACACCGATCTTGCTGTTGTCGAAATGGATGCAGCTAACGCCAGCAAAGCGATTGAATTTGGTAATTCAGATGATGTACATGTAGGAGAGCCAGCGATTGCGATCGGAAATCCATTAGGTTTGCACTTATCAGGTTCTGTCACACAAGGTATTATCAGTGGGAAACAAAGAGCCATCCCACAAGATTTTAATTCAGATGGTAGAGCAGATTGGCAGGCAGAAGTTATTCAGACAGATGCCGCCATAAACCCGGGAAATAGTGGGGGTGCTCTTATCAATATGGATGGTAAGCTAATTGGCATTAATTCGATGAAAATTGCCCAAAATGAAGTGGAAGGGATAGGATTTGCGATTCCAGTCGATGACGTCGTACCGATCATTGAGGAACTTGAACAAAATGGCGAAATAAAGCGACCATACTTAGGGATTGAAGCATATTCCTTGAACGACATAGCTCGAGTAGAATGGGAAAGAAGCTTGAATTTACCGAGTGAGGTGGAAGGCGGTATTTATATCCGAAGTGTGGAACCAATGTCTCCAGCAGACAATGGTGGTCTTACAGAGTACGATGTGATTACGCAGTTAGACGGTGAGCCGATTGAAGATATTGTTGATTTACGAAAGCATCTCTATTCTGTCAAATCAATCGGAGATTCCTTAACGATTACGTATTATCGAGAGGGAGAGAAGCAAGAAACGACTGTGGAATTAACCTCCCTGTCATACTAG
- a CDS encoding MBL fold metallo-hydrolase, with protein sequence MTLQFSVLASGSSGNAFYIGTEKEKILVDAGLSGKEMTRLFDEINVDPHSLSKILVTHEHSDHIKGLGIFARKYKLPIYANEKTWKAMESSIGKIGLDQKFVFNTEETKSFGDIDVESFAVSHDAAEPMFYTFHHEGKKVALVTDLGYVSERIKKTVQGADALVFEANHDVEMLRMGRYPWSVKRRILGDSGHVSNDDCAIALKDIIDNQTKRIYLAHLSKDNNMKDLARMSVHNGLQDFGFAVGNDFTLHDTDPKTPTPIFEVV encoded by the coding sequence ATGACATTACAATTTAGTGTATTAGCATCGGGAAGCTCGGGGAATGCTTTCTATATTGGAACGGAAAAAGAAAAAATTCTAGTCGATGCAGGATTAAGCGGGAAAGAAATGACCCGTCTGTTCGACGAAATTAATGTAGACCCTCACAGTTTATCCAAGATATTGGTGACACATGAGCATAGTGATCATATAAAAGGGTTAGGTATTTTTGCAAGAAAATATAAATTACCGATTTATGCAAATGAAAAAACATGGAAAGCGATGGAGTCTTCCATTGGAAAAATAGGATTAGATCAAAAATTTGTCTTCAATACGGAAGAAACAAAATCATTTGGCGATATCGACGTCGAATCGTTTGCGGTATCGCATGATGCAGCAGAACCAATGTTTTATACCTTCCACCACGAAGGGAAAAAAGTGGCGCTTGTTACCGACTTAGGGTATGTGTCTGAACGCATAAAAAAGACGGTTCAAGGAGCGGATGCGCTTGTTTTTGAAGCGAATCATGATGTAGAAATGCTGCGCATGGGTCGCTATCCCTGGAGTGTGAAACGCCGAATATTAGGTGACAGCGGTCACGTTTCCAACGATGATTGCGCGATAGCATTAAAAGATATTATAGATAATCAAACAAAACGTATTTATTTAGCCCATTTAAGTAAAGATAATAATATGAAGGATTTGGCTAGAATGTCGGTGCACAATGGATTACAAGATTTCGGTTTTGCGGTAGGAAATGATTTTACATTGCATGACACGGATCCGAAGACACCGACTCCAATCTTCGAAGTCGTTTAA
- the manA gene encoding mannose-6-phosphate isomerase, class I, whose product MYKEPIFLQAIFQERIWGGQKLHSEFHYTIPYEKTGEAWAISAHENGPSQIINGALKGQTLLQAWNENGELFNKSVDNSEAYPLLIKILDANDNLSVQVHPDDQYAREVANEAYGKTECWYVLSAEEGAELIIGHHAQTREELEQLIDQGKWDALLRRVPVKAGDFVYVPSGTIHAIGKGIVILETQQSSDITYRVYDYDRTDAAGNTRQLHLKEAKEVTTVPHETPSLNQMVVNKEGLKETQLVAEKYFTVYHWELDGEASLERETDFLQVSMVTGESTIATGDKVYTIKKGDHFIIPATVDTYQLKGNGEFIVSHPS is encoded by the coding sequence ATGTACAAGGAACCAATATTTTTACAAGCCATTTTTCAAGAACGTATCTGGGGAGGACAAAAGCTGCACAGCGAGTTTCATTATACGATTCCTTATGAAAAAACAGGTGAAGCATGGGCAATTTCTGCACATGAAAATGGTCCAAGTCAAATTATAAATGGAGCTTTAAAAGGACAAACTTTACTACAAGCTTGGAATGAGAACGGAGAACTATTTAATAAATCTGTGGATAACTCAGAGGCTTATCCACTGTTAATTAAAATTTTGGATGCAAATGATAATCTATCTGTTCAAGTGCATCCCGATGATCAATATGCACGTGAAGTAGCAAATGAAGCATACGGTAAGACAGAGTGCTGGTATGTATTAAGTGCGGAAGAAGGTGCGGAACTTATCATTGGTCATCACGCTCAGACCAGGGAAGAGTTAGAGCAGTTAATTGATCAAGGCAAGTGGGATGCGTTATTGCGACGTGTGCCAGTCAAGGCAGGAGATTTTGTCTATGTGCCAAGCGGTACGATTCATGCGATTGGAAAGGGCATTGTCATTTTAGAAACACAACAAAGCTCGGACATAACCTACCGTGTCTATGATTATGACCGTACCGATGCAGCAGGTAACACAAGACAATTACATCTGAAAGAAGCAAAAGAGGTCACCACCGTTCCACATGAAACGCCATCACTTAATCAAATGGTGGTAAATAAAGAAGGTTTGAAAGAAACACAGTTAGTGGCTGAGAAATATTTTACTGTGTATCACTGGGAGCTTGATGGAGAAGCCTCTTTAGAGAGAGAGACAGATTTTCTACAAGTAAGTATGGTAACAGGGGAAAGTACGATTGCAACAGGAGATAAAGTCTATACGATTAAGAAAGGCGATCATTTCATTATTCCAGCAACAGTTGATACGTATCAATTAAAAGGTAACGGTGAATTTATTGTGTCACATCCTTCATAA
- a CDS encoding peptidoglycan DD-metalloendopeptidase family protein, which produces MQGSLKGFAKHLAVSGVIALGLSSQTVSAEASELTKVYHVYVDDEHIGIVDNKEVVEDYIADKVSSQREESDYTYSVGEDVNYVTETVFTPQVDNQEVLNQLDQDLTVAVEAKTLSFGDNVVGAFANEEKVNEVIQAYKEKYVDADVLEKLDNDSASTEPLSVGDSHIIDVSLTKEVSINDKKVPENQVLTVEQGVTLLGKGTLEDKKHTVEEGDVLGSIASQYDLSLDKLLELNPKLDEDAPIQIGDELNVTVYEPFVQVSVVEEKLEEEEIAFETDTKESEDMYKGEEKVTQEGENGTVEKQYRIEKVNGNTVKSEVTEENVTKEPTDKVVVKGSKVVPSRGSGKFQWPAVGGVITSHVGHRWGSYHKGIDISGVSNRSILAADNGTVVSAGMTSGGYGNKIVIDHNNGYKTIYAHLNSISVSAGQTVEQGQKIGVMGSTGRSTGLHLHFEVYKDGSLVNPEDVL; this is translated from the coding sequence ATGCAAGGAAGCCTGAAAGGATTTGCGAAGCATTTAGCAGTTTCTGGTGTTATCGCACTAGGTCTTTCGTCGCAAACGGTATCGGCGGAAGCATCAGAATTAACTAAAGTTTATCATGTGTATGTGGATGACGAGCATATTGGTATCGTTGACAACAAGGAAGTAGTAGAAGACTACATAGCAGATAAAGTTTCCAGCCAAAGGGAAGAAAGTGATTATACATATTCCGTTGGTGAAGATGTAAATTACGTTACCGAAACTGTATTTACACCACAAGTAGATAATCAGGAAGTGTTAAATCAATTAGATCAAGATTTAACTGTAGCTGTGGAAGCAAAGACGCTCTCATTTGGAGATAATGTCGTAGGTGCTTTTGCTAATGAAGAAAAAGTAAATGAAGTCATTCAGGCATATAAAGAAAAATATGTTGACGCAGACGTCTTAGAAAAATTAGATAATGATTCAGCGTCTACCGAACCATTATCTGTAGGGGACTCTCATATTATAGACGTTTCACTAACGAAAGAGGTTTCAATAAATGATAAAAAAGTTCCCGAAAATCAGGTGCTTACCGTTGAACAAGGGGTAACGTTACTTGGAAAAGGGACACTGGAAGATAAGAAACACACAGTTGAAGAAGGCGATGTGCTAGGTTCTATCGCTAGTCAGTATGATCTTTCCCTAGACAAATTGCTTGAACTCAATCCTAAACTGGATGAAGATGCGCCTATTCAAATTGGTGATGAACTGAATGTTACAGTCTATGAACCATTTGTACAAGTTAGCGTTGTGGAAGAGAAGCTGGAAGAAGAAGAAATTGCCTTTGAAACAGATACGAAAGAATCGGAAGATATGTACAAAGGTGAAGAGAAAGTAACGCAAGAAGGCGAAAATGGTACGGTTGAGAAACAATACCGAATCGAAAAAGTAAATGGTAATACAGTAAAATCCGAAGTTACCGAAGAGAATGTAACGAAAGAACCGACAGATAAAGTAGTTGTTAAAGGAAGCAAAGTCGTGCCATCACGAGGGTCTGGTAAATTCCAATGGCCAGCAGTTGGCGGTGTGATCACAAGCCATGTTGGACACAGATGGGGATCGTACCACAAAGGAATTGACATCTCTGGCGTAAGTAATCGATCCATCCTTGCGGCGGACAATGGTACAGTTGTTTCGGCAGGCATGACTAGTGGCGGTTATGGAAATAAAATTGTCATTGATCATAACAATGGATACAAAACAATTTACGCACACTTGAATTCCATTAGTGTTTCCGCTGGTCAAACAGTGGAACAAGGACAAAAAATTGGTGTAATGGGCTCTACAGGCCGTTCCACTGGATTACACTTACACTTTGAAGTATATAAAGACGGTTCACTTGTTAATCCAGAAGATGTATTATAA
- a CDS encoding two-component system regulatory protein YycI produces MLWGQIKTLFILCFLILDIILLQHYINDPIDTLEDLQVNVKNNVSGLEHIPEEFPAEAEMLFAQRREFSNAEKEEISSLSKQRNLIIEDHLIISQLDDPLKIDIDENAKALSEYVWHFDDYKYFGKDEATNTYIFFQSLERPVYFNSSGVLLVQVNNNGEATHYVQTLLEKSKNAPQSEAEEINTPIEALNGLYSSSNSYIVSGDEVTEDVELGYHNLAPLPNSVQVLAPTWGFVVNDDKYYYVNAVEGHLTSRNTSDFISEMKTQINQYFSADSKTVMQVSDKDWEQKDIMNFIQQLFVKTEDTNGVE; encoded by the coding sequence ATGCTGTGGGGACAAATTAAAACGTTATTCATCCTTTGCTTTCTTATCCTTGATATTATTCTTCTTCAACATTACATTAATGATCCAATCGATACGTTAGAAGACCTCCAGGTTAATGTAAAAAACAATGTTAGTGGCCTTGAACATATACCTGAAGAATTTCCTGCGGAGGCAGAAATGCTGTTTGCACAGCGTCGAGAATTTTCTAACGCAGAAAAAGAGGAGATTAGCAGTCTTTCGAAACAACGAAATTTGATCATCGAAGATCATTTGATTATTTCTCAATTGGACGATCCGCTGAAAATAGATATTGATGAAAATGCCAAAGCGTTGTCAGAGTATGTGTGGCATTTTGACGACTATAAGTATTTTGGTAAAGACGAAGCAACCAATACGTATATTTTTTTCCAATCACTAGAACGTCCAGTATATTTTAATTCAAGTGGTGTATTACTTGTGCAGGTGAATAATAATGGTGAAGCCACACATTACGTGCAAACACTTTTAGAAAAATCAAAAAATGCACCTCAGTCTGAAGCAGAGGAAATTAACACACCAATCGAGGCATTAAATGGCCTGTACTCAAGCAGCAACAGCTATATTGTATCCGGTGATGAGGTAACAGAAGACGTCGAGTTAGGGTACCACAACTTAGCGCCTCTTCCTAACAGTGTACAAGTACTTGCGCCAACATGGGGATTTGTAGTAAATGATGATAAATATTACTATGTCAATGCAGTTGAAGGTCATTTGACATCACGGAACACATCTGATTTCATTAGTGAAATGAAGACACAGATTAATCAATATTTTTCAGCAGACAGTAAAACCGTCATGCAAGTATCTGACAAAGATTGGGAACAGAAAGATATCATGAATTTTATTCAACAACTATTTGTCAAAACAGAAGATACAAACGGAGTGGAGTAA
- the walK gene encoding cell wall metabolism sensor histidine kinase WalK, translated as MSRVSFFQSIRLKIIVILTLFLILTIQLIATNFTSELEENLVNNYKENVEDRLTVLERNLTDAFLTDRSGDGDGPTLQEDVQEITRRYSSDIFSDLKVIDSQFRVLGSDDYELVGKKVSGNNSIRMALIHGLEDQDTKRLESSGERVYVRLIPIMNGESPVGTIYVEAKIEDIYDQLEEINKIFLNATILAIVVSIILGVLVARTITKPITEMRKQAMGMARGDFSRKVNVYGQDEIGQLATTFNDMNDRLRIANQTTEEERRKLSSVLSNMSDGVIATDEHGKITLMNDPANHLIGISLDDAKGLPIVEVLQIEDKVIDAKELDEAGSLTIDYSDEEQLFLVKANFSLVHDEENHFMGLITVISDVTEQEKIDRERKEFVSNVSHELRTPLTTMRSYLEALTDGGALEDEELAPKFLSVTQNETERMIRLVNDLLQLSKMDNKENAILKQRLDIIPLFHHILDRFEMNKAEKIHFERKIPDDSIFVMVDQDKITQVTDNILSNAIKYSPEGGKITFQVIREQQRVRISISDQGLGIAKEKLDKIFERFYRVDKARSRELGGTGLGLAISKEIIEAHHGHIWASSKEGQGTTIFFTLPLTNRKRGSQS; from the coding sequence ATGAGTAGAGTTAGTTTTTTTCAATCAATTCGACTTAAAATTATCGTCATCTTGACTTTGTTTCTCATTTTGACGATTCAGTTGATCGCTACCAATTTCACCTCAGAATTAGAGGAGAATTTAGTTAATAATTATAAGGAAAACGTAGAAGACCGATTAACTGTACTGGAGAGAAATTTAACTGATGCATTTTTGACAGATCGATCAGGTGACGGTGATGGCCCGACACTGCAGGAAGATGTCCAGGAAATAACTAGACGTTACTCCTCTGATATTTTTTCTGATTTAAAAGTAATTGACTCACAATTCCGGGTCCTGGGATCGGATGATTATGAATTGGTTGGCAAGAAGGTTTCGGGCAATAACAGCATTCGAATGGCTCTTATTCATGGGCTGGAGGATCAGGATACTAAACGCTTGGAATCGTCCGGAGAGCGGGTTTATGTACGGTTAATCCCCATTATGAATGGTGAATCGCCTGTCGGAACAATTTACGTAGAAGCAAAGATTGAAGATATATACGATCAACTGGAGGAAATAAATAAAATATTCTTAAACGCGACCATCCTTGCGATTGTCGTGTCCATTATATTAGGTGTACTTGTTGCCCGTACGATTACGAAGCCGATTACCGAAATGCGAAAACAAGCGATGGGGATGGCACGAGGTGACTTCTCCAGAAAGGTAAATGTTTATGGGCAGGATGAAATCGGACAACTGGCCACGACTTTTAATGATATGAATGACCGGCTGCGGATTGCCAATCAGACTACAGAAGAGGAACGACGTAAGTTAAGCTCGGTTCTTTCCAATATGTCAGATGGCGTAATTGCAACAGATGAACATGGGAAAATTACACTAATGAATGACCCAGCCAATCATCTAATCGGTATTTCATTGGATGATGCCAAAGGACTGCCAATTGTAGAGGTTCTTCAAATTGAAGATAAAGTAATTGATGCGAAAGAATTAGACGAAGCAGGATCGTTAACAATCGATTACAGTGACGAAGAGCAGCTTTTCTTAGTAAAAGCCAACTTCTCGCTTGTCCATGATGAAGAGAATCATTTTATGGGCTTAATTACGGTGATTAGTGATGTCACCGAGCAAGAGAAAATTGACAGAGAACGGAAAGAATTTGTCTCCAATGTATCGCACGAACTACGTACACCGTTGACCACGATGCGCAGTTATTTAGAAGCACTAACTGACGGCGGTGCATTAGAAGATGAAGAGTTGGCTCCCAAGTTTTTGAGTGTAACACAGAATGAAACAGAACGAATGATTCGACTAGTTAATGATTTATTACAACTTTCCAAGATGGACAATAAGGAAAATGCGATTTTAAAACAGCGCTTAGATATAATCCCGCTTTTTCATCATATTTTAGATCGTTTTGAAATGAATAAAGCTGAAAAAATTCATTTTGAACGAAAAATCCCTGATGACAGCATTTTTGTAATGGTTGATCAGGATAAGATTACCCAGGTTACCGATAACATCCTGTCTAACGCTATTAAATATTCGCCAGAAGGTGGAAAAATTACCTTCCAAGTCATAAGGGAGCAGCAGCGTGTCCGCATAAGTATCAGTGACCAGGGGCTTGGGATCGCCAAGGAGAAACTGGACAAGATCTTTGAGCGTTTTTACCGGGTAGATAAAGCAAGGTCACGCGAGCTTGGCGGTACAGGATTAGGACTGGCTATTTCCAAGGAAATAATTGAGGCGCATCACGGTCATATCTGGGCTTCTAGTAAAGAGGGACAAGGGACGACTATTTTCTTTACACTACCGCTCACCAATCGAAAGCGAGGTAGTCAATCATGA